One Spiribacter halobius DNA segment encodes these proteins:
- the rplR gene encoding 50S ribosomal protein L18: MDKKAARLRRARRARAKIRELGTVRLTVHRTPRHTYAQVISADADRTLATASTLEKSVRGDLASGGNVEAAKAVGRAIAERAAAAGITQVAFDRSGFRYHGRVQALADAAREAGLKF, translated from the coding sequence ATGGACAAGAAGGCGGCACGACTGCGGCGGGCGCGACGCGCCCGCGCCAAGATCCGGGAGCTCGGGACGGTGCGGCTGACCGTGCACCGCACTCCGCGGCACACATACGCACAGGTGATCTCGGCCGATGCCGACCGCACCCTGGCGACCGCCTCCACGCTGGAGAAGAGCGTGCGCGGCGATCTCGCCAGCGGCGGCAACGTCGAGGCGGCGAAGGCCGTGGGCCGCGCCATTGCCGAGCGCGCCGCGGCGGCAGGGATTACCCAGGTGGCGTTCGACCGCTCGGGGTTCCGCTACCACGGGCGTGTCCAGGCGCTCGCCGATGCGGCCCGCGAGGCCGGACTGAAGTTTTAA
- the rplW gene encoding 50S ribosomal protein L23: MNQERIYQILRGPHVSEKSTLIADEANQVVFQVARDANKREIKAAVEQLFEVKVRDVRVANVNGKRKGFGRIRGRRPDWKKAYVALAAGEELDFIGGAE; this comes from the coding sequence ATGAATCAGGAGCGTATCTATCAGATCCTGCGCGGGCCGCACGTCTCCGAGAAGAGCACCCTGATCGCCGACGAGGCGAACCAGGTGGTGTTCCAGGTGGCGCGCGACGCCAACAAGCGCGAGATCAAGGCCGCCGTGGAGCAGCTCTTCGAGGTTAAGGTCCGGGACGTGCGCGTCGCCAACGTCAACGGCAAGCGCAAGGGCTTTGGCCGCATCCGCGGCCGGCGGCCGGACTGGAAGAAGGCCTACGTGGCGCTCGCGGCGGGCGAGGAGCTCGACTTCATCGGCGGCGCCGAGTAA
- the rplO gene encoding 50S ribosomal protein L15, with the protein MRLNTLRPAPGSRPGATRVGRGSGSGLGKTAGRGVKGQKSRSGGFTKVGFEGGQMPMQRRVPKIGFRSRKSRFAAEVRLGELNHVQGDTADLLSLKQAGIVPQQARTAKVIVSGELTRPLTVRGVKVSAGARAAIEQAGGKVEG; encoded by the coding sequence ATGCGCCTGAATACACTCCGTCCGGCACCGGGCAGCCGCCCCGGCGCGACGCGCGTCGGCCGTGGCTCGGGCTCCGGGCTCGGCAAGACCGCGGGCCGCGGCGTCAAGGGCCAGAAGTCCCGCAGCGGCGGCTTCACCAAGGTGGGCTTCGAGGGCGGCCAGATGCCGATGCAGCGGCGGGTGCCGAAGATCGGCTTCCGCTCGCGCAAGAGCCGCTTCGCCGCCGAAGTGCGCCTTGGGGAGCTCAACCACGTCCAGGGCGATACCGCCGATCTGCTGAGCCTGAAGCAGGCCGGCATCGTGCCGCAGCAGGCGCGCACGGCGAAGGTCATTGTCTCCGGCGAGCTGACGCGCCCGCTCACGGTACGCGGCGTGAAGGTGAGCGCCGGCGCCCGCGCCGCCATCGAGCAGGCCGGCGGCAAGGTCGAGGGCTAG
- the rpsS gene encoding 30S ribosomal protein S19 — MPRSIRKGPFVDTHLLNKVRQAAEANSKRPIKTWSRRSMVVPEMVGLTIAVHNGRQHVPVLVNENMVGHKLGEFAATRTFKGHAADKKAKR, encoded by the coding sequence GTGCCACGCTCGATTCGCAAAGGGCCGTTCGTCGACACCCATCTGCTGAACAAGGTTCGGCAGGCGGCGGAGGCCAACAGCAAGCGGCCGATCAAGACCTGGTCGCGCCGTTCGATGGTGGTCCCGGAGATGGTGGGTCTGACCATCGCGGTGCATAACGGGCGCCAGCACGTGCCCGTGCTGGTGAACGAGAACATGGTCGGCCACAAGCTCGGCGAGTTCGCGGCGACGCGGACCTTCAAGGGCCACGCGGCCGACAAGAAGGCGAAGAGGTAA
- the rpsE gene encoding 30S ribosomal protein S5, whose translation MATSDVSGEGLREKLITINRVAKVVKGGRQFGFTALTVVGDGEGRVGFGYGKAREVPLAIQKAMEKARQNMRPVNLSGPTLQYPLTANHGSSKVFMQPASEGTGIIAGGAMRAVFEVVGVQDVLAKAIGSRNPVNVVRATIKALSDYHSPEEVAAKRGKTVEEIQA comes from the coding sequence ATGGCGACGAGCGACGTTAGCGGTGAGGGTCTTCGCGAGAAGCTCATCACCATCAACCGCGTGGCCAAGGTGGTGAAGGGCGGCCGCCAGTTCGGCTTTACCGCGCTGACCGTGGTCGGCGACGGCGAGGGCCGGGTTGGCTTCGGCTATGGCAAGGCGCGTGAGGTGCCGCTGGCGATCCAGAAGGCGATGGAGAAGGCGCGGCAGAACATGCGCCCGGTGAACCTCAGCGGGCCGACCCTGCAGTACCCGCTCACCGCCAATCATGGCTCGAGCAAGGTGTTCATGCAGCCCGCCTCCGAGGGCACCGGCATCATCGCCGGCGGCGCCATGCGCGCCGTCTTCGAGGTGGTGGGCGTGCAGGACGTGCTCGCCAAGGCGATCGGCTCGCGCAACCCGGTGAACGTGGTGCGCGCGACCATCAAGGCCCTCAGCGACTACCACTCGCCCGAGGAAGTCGCCGCCAAGCGCGGCAAGACCGTCGAAGAGATCCAGGCCTGA
- the rpmD gene encoding 50S ribosomal protein L30 — MTAKKQLRVTLVRSLSGRVAAHRACVAGLGLRRMHHSVVVADTPENRGMINKVSYMLAVEEA; from the coding sequence ATGACCGCCAAGAAGCAGCTCCGCGTGACCCTGGTGCGCAGCCTCTCCGGGCGGGTCGCCGCCCATCGGGCCTGCGTCGCCGGGCTCGGCCTGCGGCGGATGCACCACTCCGTCGTCGTCGCCGACACCCCCGAGAACCGGGGGATGATCAACAAGGTCTCCTACATGCTGGCCGTGGAGGAAGCGTGA
- the rplF gene encoding 50S ribosomal protein L6, translated as MSRVAKNPIALPKGVEVTIDAKRVITVKGSKGELSHTIHRWVDVTEGEGELRFAANQDRQEAVALAGTTRALVNNMVHGVTQGFERRLQLVGVGYRAQAQGKNVSLTLGFSHPVDHPVPDGVTVETPSNTEVVVKGIDKQLVGETAAKIRAYRPPEPYKGKGVRYADERVVMKEAKKK; from the coding sequence ATGTCCAGAGTAGCGAAAAACCCGATTGCGCTCCCCAAGGGTGTCGAGGTGACCATCGACGCCAAGCGGGTGATCACCGTCAAGGGCTCCAAGGGCGAGCTCAGCCACACCATCCATCGCTGGGTGGATGTCACCGAGGGTGAGGGCGAGCTGCGCTTCGCCGCCAACCAGGACCGCCAGGAGGCGGTGGCCCTGGCCGGTACCACCCGGGCGCTGGTGAACAACATGGTCCACGGCGTGACCCAGGGCTTCGAGCGCCGGCTTCAGCTGGTGGGCGTGGGCTACCGCGCCCAGGCCCAGGGCAAGAACGTGAGCCTGACCCTCGGCTTCTCGCATCCGGTGGACCATCCGGTCCCGGACGGGGTGACGGTGGAGACCCCGAGCAACACCGAGGTGGTGGTCAAGGGTATCGACAAGCAGCTGGTGGGCGAGACGGCGGCGAAGATCCGCGCCTATCGCCCGCCGGAGCCCTACAAGGGCAAGGGCGTGCGCTACGCCGACGAGCGCGTGGTGATGAAGGAAGCCAAGAAGAAGTAA
- the rpsC gene encoding 30S ribosomal protein S3, producing MGHKVHPTGFRLGITEDWRSMWYANSADFGDYLATDLKIRDYIKQRLSHASISRIRIERPAKNALITIHTARPGIVIGKKGEDIDRLRRDLSKRMGIPVHVNIEEIRKPELDAQLVAENVAQQLERRIMFRRAMKRAVGNAMRLGGQGIKIQVGGRLNGAEIARSEWYREGRVPLHTLRADIDYGFAEAKTTYGVIGVKVWIFKGEILDADTAPRGTGQAPGKRAAAR from the coding sequence ATGGGTCACAAGGTTCATCCGACGGGTTTCCGGCTCGGGATCACCGAGGACTGGCGCTCCATGTGGTACGCCAACAGCGCCGATTTCGGTGACTATCTGGCGACGGATCTGAAGATCCGGGACTACATCAAGCAGCGCCTGTCCCACGCGTCCATCAGCCGCATCCGCATCGAGCGCCCGGCGAAGAACGCGCTGATCACGATCCACACGGCGCGGCCGGGCATCGTGATCGGCAAGAAGGGCGAGGACATCGACCGCCTGCGCCGGGACCTCAGCAAGCGGATGGGTATCCCGGTGCACGTCAACATCGAGGAGATCCGCAAGCCGGAGCTCGATGCGCAGCTCGTCGCCGAGAACGTGGCCCAGCAGCTGGAGCGTCGCATCATGTTCCGCCGCGCCATGAAGCGCGCGGTGGGTAACGCCATGCGCCTCGGCGGCCAGGGCATCAAGATCCAGGTGGGCGGGCGCCTCAACGGCGCCGAGATCGCCCGCAGCGAGTGGTACCGCGAGGGCCGCGTGCCCCTGCATACCCTGCGCGCGGACATCGACTACGGCTTTGCCGAGGCGAAGACCACCTACGGCGTCATCGGCGTGAAGGTGTGGATCTTCAAGGGCGAGATCCTCGACGCCGACACCGCCCCGCGCGGCACCGGTCAGGCCCCGGGCAAGCGCGCCGCGGCGCGCTGA
- the rpsN gene encoding 30S ribosomal protein S14 — protein MAKVSMVERERKRERLRRKYAAKRAELKEIIRSPASSDEERVAAQEQLQNLPRNSSPTRGRNRCNISGRPRGYYRKFGLARNMLRQAAMRGEIPGLKLSSW, from the coding sequence ATGGCAAAGGTTTCCATGGTGGAGCGGGAGCGCAAGCGCGAGCGCCTGCGCCGCAAGTACGCCGCCAAGCGCGCGGAGCTCAAGGAGATCATCCGCAGCCCCGCCTCGTCCGACGAGGAGCGGGTCGCCGCCCAGGAGCAGCTGCAGAACCTGCCGCGGAACTCGAGCCCGACGCGCGGGCGCAACCGCTGCAACATCTCCGGGCGCCCGCGCGGCTACTACCGCAAGTTCGGGCTGGCGCGGAACATGCTCCGCCAGGCCGCGATGCGCGGCGAGATCCCCGGCCTGAAGCTGTCCAGCTGGTAA
- the rplB gene encoding 50S ribosomal protein L2 — translation MALRKAKPTSPGRRFVVQTTEKQLHRGEPYAPLVRKLGKSGGRNNQGRITTRHIGGGHKRRYREIDFRRDKDGVPGVVERLEYDPNRSAHIALVLYRDGERRYIIAPRGIETGREIRSGTNAPIKPGNALPLRNIPVGTQVHCVELRPGKGAQIARSAGAGVQLVAREGAYATLRLRSGEMRKVLSECRATVGEVGNSEHALRSLGKAGATRWRGKRPTVRGVVMNPVDHPHGGGEGRTSGGRHPVTPWGIPTKGHKTRSNKRTDQFIVRRRKR, via the coding sequence ATGGCACTTCGCAAGGCGAAACCGACCTCCCCGGGCCGCCGCTTCGTGGTCCAGACCACGGAGAAGCAGCTGCACCGGGGCGAGCCGTACGCGCCCCTGGTGCGCAAGCTCGGCAAGAGCGGCGGTCGCAACAATCAGGGCCGCATCACCACGCGGCACATCGGCGGCGGCCACAAGCGCCGCTACCGCGAGATCGACTTCCGCCGCGACAAGGACGGCGTCCCCGGCGTGGTGGAGCGCCTGGAGTACGATCCGAACCGGAGCGCGCATATCGCGCTGGTGCTTTATCGCGACGGCGAGAGGCGGTATATTATCGCGCCCCGCGGGATCGAGACGGGCCGGGAGATCCGTTCCGGCACCAACGCCCCGATCAAGCCGGGCAACGCGCTGCCCCTCCGGAACATCCCGGTTGGTACCCAGGTGCACTGTGTCGAGCTGCGGCCCGGTAAGGGGGCGCAGATCGCGCGCTCTGCCGGCGCCGGTGTGCAGCTGGTGGCCCGCGAGGGCGCCTACGCAACGCTGCGCCTGCGCTCCGGCGAGATGCGCAAGGTGCTCTCCGAGTGCCGCGCCACGGTGGGCGAGGTGGGCAACAGCGAGCATGCGCTGCGCTCCCTCGGCAAGGCCGGGGCGACGCGCTGGCGCGGCAAGCGGCCGACGGTGCGCGGCGTGGTGATGAACCCGGTGGACCATCCGCACGGCGGCGGCGAGGGCCGGACCTCCGGCGGCCGTCATCCGGTGACCCCGTGGGGCATCCCCACGAAGGGCCACAAGACGCGCAGCAACAAGCGTACCGATCAGTTCATCGTGCGCCGGCGGAAACGTTAA
- the rplV gene encoding 50S ribosomal protein L22, with product METAARLRFAIISPQKARLVADQIRGLPVARALEILEFSPRKAARVIRKVVDSAIANAEHNAGADIDELRIARVFVDEGPTYKRVQPRAKGRANRILKRTSHITVAVAED from the coding sequence ATGGAGACGGCGGCCAGGCTTCGGTTCGCGATCATCTCGCCGCAGAAGGCGCGGCTCGTGGCCGACCAGATCCGCGGCCTGCCGGTTGCGCGGGCGCTGGAGATTCTCGAGTTCAGCCCGCGCAAGGCGGCCCGGGTGATCCGCAAGGTGGTGGATTCGGCCATTGCAAACGCCGAGCACAATGCCGGCGCGGACATCGACGAGCTGCGCATTGCTCGCGTGTTCGTCGACGAGGGGCCGACGTACAAGCGCGTTCAGCCTCGGGCCAAGGGCCGAGCCAATCGCATCCTGAAGCGCACCAGCCACATCACCGTGGCGGTGGCCGAGGACTGA
- the rpsQ gene encoding 30S ribosomal protein S17, with amino-acid sequence MSEQKAVKRTVNGRVVSTKMDKTITVAVERMVQHPLYGKFVRRTTKLHAHDADNACQPGDWVAVEECRPLSKRKSWRLVEILERGAQ; translated from the coding sequence ATGAGTGAGCAGAAGGCCGTCAAGCGGACCGTAAACGGGCGCGTGGTCAGCACCAAGATGGACAAGACCATCACCGTGGCGGTGGAGCGCATGGTGCAGCATCCGCTGTACGGCAAGTTCGTCCGCCGCACCACCAAGCTGCACGCGCACGACGCCGACAACGCCTGCCAGCCGGGTGACTGGGTGGCGGTGGAGGAGTGCCGCCCGCTGTCCAAGCGCAAGTCCTGGCGGCTGGTGGAGATCCTGGAGCGCGGCGCGCAGTAG
- the rpsK gene encoding 30S ribosomal protein S11, translating to MAKPTTRTRKRARRTVVDGIAHINATFNNTIITITDRQGNALAWASSGGSGFRGSRKSTPFAAQVASERASEAAKDYGLKNLEVRVKGPGPGRESAVRALNNAGYRITNIEDVTPIPHNGCRPPKKRRV from the coding sequence ATGGCGAAGCCAACCACCCGTACCCGCAAGCGCGCCCGGCGCACGGTCGTTGACGGGATCGCGCACATCAACGCGACCTTCAACAACACCATCATCACCATCACCGATCGCCAGGGCAACGCGCTGGCCTGGGCGAGCTCCGGCGGCAGCGGCTTTCGCGGCTCGCGCAAGAGCACGCCCTTCGCCGCGCAGGTGGCCTCGGAGCGCGCCAGCGAGGCGGCCAAGGACTACGGCCTGAAGAACCTCGAGGTGCGGGTGAAGGGCCCCGGCCCGGGCCGCGAGTCCGCGGTGCGCGCGCTCAACAACGCCGGCTATCGCATCACCAATATCGAGGACGTGACGCCGATCCCGCACAACGGCTGCCGTCCGCCCAAGAAGCGTCGCGTCTGA
- the rpmC gene encoding 50S ribosomal protein L29, with the protein MNASELRGKGVADLNQELLERRKEQFNLRMQQATGQLSRPDQMRKVRRDIARIKTVLNEKIKAGETS; encoded by the coding sequence ATGAACGCAAGCGAGCTTCGCGGCAAGGGCGTGGCCGATCTGAACCAGGAGCTGCTGGAGCGGCGCAAGGAGCAGTTCAACCTGCGCATGCAGCAGGCCACCGGCCAGCTCTCGCGCCCCGATCAGATGCGCAAGGTCCGCCGCGACATCGCGCGGATCAAGACCGTGCTCAACGAGAAGATCAAGGCAGGCGAGACGTCATGA
- the rplE gene encoding 50S ribosomal protein L5: MARLREQYRTDVVPALTERFEYGNPMQVPRLEKIVINMGLGEAVRDKKVLDNAADDLARLSGQKPVITYARKSVAGFKIREGWPIGAKVTLRRDRMYEFLDRLVNVAAPRIRDFRGFSPRSFDGRGNYNVGVREQLIFPEIEYDKVDMTRGMDISIGTTAKTDEEAMALLEGFGFPFRK, from the coding sequence ATGGCGAGGCTGCGTGAGCAATACCGGACGGACGTCGTCCCTGCACTGACCGAGCGCTTCGAGTACGGCAACCCGATGCAGGTGCCGCGGCTCGAGAAGATCGTGATCAACATGGGCCTCGGCGAGGCCGTGCGCGACAAGAAGGTCCTCGACAACGCCGCCGACGACCTGGCGCGGCTGTCCGGGCAGAAGCCCGTGATCACCTATGCGCGCAAGTCCGTGGCCGGATTCAAGATCCGCGAGGGCTGGCCGATCGGCGCCAAGGTGACGCTGCGCCGGGACCGCATGTACGAGTTCCTGGACCGGCTGGTGAACGTCGCCGCGCCGCGCATCCGCGACTTCCGCGGCTTCTCGCCGCGCTCGTTCGACGGCCGTGGCAATTACAACGTAGGTGTGCGCGAGCAGCTCATCTTCCCGGAAATCGAGTACGACAAGGTCGACATGACCCGGGGGATGGATATCTCCATCGGCACCACGGCGAAGACCGACGAGGAAGCGATGGCCCTGCTCGAGGGTTTCGGCTTCCCGTTCCGCAAGTAG
- the rpsM gene encoding 30S ribosomal protein S13, producing MARIAGVNIPANKHTVIALTSIYGVGRTRAAKICSDAGIAPERKVRELTDEELERVRAEIGKYPVEGDLRRQVAMDIKRLMDLGCYRGIRHRRGMTVRGQKTRTNARTRKGPRRAVTR from the coding sequence ATGGCCCGTATTGCTGGCGTCAATATTCCCGCCAACAAGCACACGGTGATCGCGCTCACCTCGATCTACGGCGTCGGGCGCACGCGCGCCGCGAAGATCTGCAGCGACGCCGGCATCGCGCCGGAGCGCAAGGTGCGCGAGCTCACCGACGAGGAGCTCGAGCGCGTGCGCGCCGAGATCGGCAAGTACCCGGTCGAGGGCGATCTGCGGCGGCAGGTGGCCATGGACATCAAGCGGCTGATGGATCTCGGCTGCTATCGCGGCATCCGTCATCGCCGCGGCATGACGGTCCGCGGCCAGAAGACCCGTACCAACGCGCGCACCCGCAAGGGCCCGCGCCGCGCAGTGACCCGCTAG
- the rplP gene encoding 50S ribosomal protein L16 yields MLQPKRTKFRKQQKGRNNGLATRGDKVSFGEFGLKATTRGPVTARQIEAGRRAINRHVKRGGKIWIRIFPDTPITSKPLEVRQGKGKGNVDHWAAKVQPGRVIYEIEGVSEDVAREAFRRAAAKLSVQTTFVQRTVM; encoded by the coding sequence ATGCTTCAGCCCAAGCGCACGAAGTTCCGCAAGCAGCAGAAGGGCCGCAACAACGGCCTGGCGACGCGCGGCGACAAGGTGAGCTTCGGTGAGTTCGGCCTCAAGGCGACCACCCGCGGTCCGGTGACCGCGCGCCAGATCGAGGCCGGCCGCCGGGCGATCAACCGCCACGTCAAGCGTGGCGGCAAGATCTGGATCCGGATCTTCCCGGACACCCCGATCACGTCCAAGCCCCTCGAGGTCCGCCAGGGCAAGGGCAAGGGCAACGTCGACCACTGGGCGGCCAAGGTCCAGCCCGGCCGGGTGATCTACGAGATCGAGGGCGTGTCCGAGGATGTCGCCCGGGAGGCCTTCCGCCGTGCGGCGGCGAAGCTCTCGGTGCAGACCACATTCGTGCAGCGGACGGTGATGTGA
- the rplN gene encoding 50S ribosomal protein L14, with product MIQMQTLLGAADNSGAREVQCIKVLGGSKRRYAGIGDIIKVSVKDAIPRGRVKKGEVYNAVVVRTKRGVRRPDGSLIRFDGNAAVLLNNQLQPIGTRVFGPVTRELRTERFMRIISLAPEVL from the coding sequence ATGATTCAGATGCAGACGCTGCTCGGCGCGGCGGACAACAGCGGGGCGCGGGAAGTCCAGTGCATCAAGGTGCTGGGCGGTTCCAAGCGCCGCTACGCCGGGATCGGGGACATCATCAAGGTGAGCGTCAAGGACGCCATCCCCCGTGGCCGGGTCAAGAAGGGTGAGGTGTACAACGCCGTGGTGGTGCGCACCAAGCGTGGCGTGCGCCGCCCGGACGGGTCGCTGATCCGCTTCGACGGCAACGCGGCGGTGCTGCTGAACAACCAGCTGCAGCCCATCGGCACCCGCGTGTTCGGCCCGGTCACCCGCGAGCTGCGTACCGAGCGGTTCATGCGCATCATCTCGCTCGCCCCGGAGGTGCTGTAA
- the rpmJ gene encoding 50S ribosomal protein L36: protein MKVRASVKKICRNCKVIKRRGTVRVICTTDARHKQRQG, encoded by the coding sequence ATGAAGGTACGTGCTTCGGTCAAGAAGATCTGCCGCAACTGCAAGGTGATCAAGCGCCGCGGCACCGTGCGCGTCATCTGCACGACGGACGCGCGGCACAAGCAGCGGCAGGGCTAG
- the rpsH gene encoding 30S ribosomal protein S8: MSMTDPIADMLTRIRNGQSAEKSEVTMPSSKLKAAIARVLKDEGYIHDYRVEGEDRKPRLVVELKYHEGRPVIEEIQRVSRPGLRRFEGKRSLPRVRGGLGTAIISTSQGVMTDRAARDAGHGGEVLCVVF; this comes from the coding sequence ATGAGCATGACCGATCCCATCGCGGATATGCTGACCCGCATCCGCAACGGGCAGTCCGCCGAGAAGTCGGAGGTCACGATGCCCTCCTCGAAGCTGAAGGCGGCCATCGCCCGGGTGCTGAAGGACGAGGGCTACATCCACGATTACCGGGTGGAGGGCGAAGACAGAAAGCCCCGTCTGGTGGTGGAGCTGAAGTACCACGAGGGCCGTCCGGTCATCGAGGAGATCCAGCGCGTCAGCCGTCCTGGCCTGCGCCGATTCGAGGGCAAGCGCTCGCTGCCGCGCGTGCGCGGCGGCCTCGGCACCGCGATCATCTCCACCTCCCAGGGCGTCATGACCGACCGGGCCGCACGCGATGCGGGCCACGGCGGTGAAGTGCTCTGCGTGGTGTTTTAA
- the rplX gene encoding 50S ribosomal protein L24: MRKIRQGDEVMVIAGKDKGRRGRITRVIPEKDRVVVENANMVKKHRRANPQSGESGGIVEMEMPLHRSNVAIYNPKTGKADRVGIREEDGRKVRFFKSNNELID; this comes from the coding sequence ATGCGCAAGATCAGGCAGGGCGATGAGGTCATGGTCATCGCCGGCAAGGACAAGGGCCGCCGCGGCCGCATCACCCGCGTGATCCCGGAGAAGGACCGCGTGGTGGTGGAAAACGCGAACATGGTGAAGAAGCACCGCCGGGCCAATCCGCAGTCCGGCGAGTCCGGCGGCATCGTCGAGATGGAGATGCCGCTGCACCGCTCCAACGTCGCGATCTACAACCCGAAGACCGGCAAGGCCGATCGGGTGGGGATCCGCGAGGAGGACGGCCGCAAGGTGCGCTTCTTCAAGTCCAACAACGAACTCATCGACTAG
- the secY gene encoding preprotein translocase subunit SecY, with the protein MARSAASMGALGGIGRLTEVRQRLTFVLIALVVYRLGAHITIPGIDQAALAQMFEAQAGTILDMFNMFSGGALGRLSLFALGVMPYISASIIMQLMSAVVPSLQQLRKEGEQGRRQITKYTRYGTLALALFQGIGITVALQNQGVVLNPGPSFVFIGTATLVTGTMFLMWLGEQITERGIGNGISLIIFAGIVAGLPAALGGTLELTRTGELGIPTVLLLAVMALGVIWFIVFMERGQRRITVNYARRQQGRKMYAAQSSHLPLKINMAGVIPAIFASSIILFPATLGQWFGSVDSLAWMQRLGQSLSPGQPLYIAFYAVAIIFFCFFYTALVFNARDTADNLKKSGAFIPGIRPGEQTARYIDKVMTRLTLVGAAYITAVCLLPEFLILYWNVPFYFGGTSLLIIVVVVMDFMSQLQAHLVSHQYEPLMKKANLTAHKRPGGGMLR; encoded by the coding sequence GTGGCTCGCAGCGCCGCCAGCATGGGCGCCCTCGGGGGCATCGGCCGGCTGACCGAGGTCCGCCAGCGGCTGACCTTCGTGCTCATCGCGCTGGTGGTGTACCGCCTGGGTGCGCACATCACCATCCCCGGGATCGACCAGGCCGCGCTCGCGCAGATGTTCGAAGCCCAGGCCGGCACTATCCTGGACATGTTCAACATGTTCTCGGGCGGTGCCCTGGGGCGGCTGTCGTTGTTCGCGCTCGGGGTGATGCCCTATATCTCCGCGTCCATCATCATGCAGCTGATGAGCGCGGTGGTCCCCTCCCTGCAGCAGCTGCGCAAGGAGGGCGAGCAGGGCCGGCGGCAGATCACCAAGTACACCCGCTACGGGACGCTCGCCCTGGCGCTGTTCCAGGGCATCGGCATCACCGTGGCGCTGCAGAACCAGGGCGTGGTGCTCAACCCGGGGCCGAGCTTCGTGTTCATCGGCACGGCGACGCTGGTCACCGGCACTATGTTCCTGATGTGGCTCGGCGAGCAGATCACCGAGCGCGGCATCGGCAACGGCATCTCGCTGATCATCTTCGCCGGCATCGTCGCCGGCCTGCCGGCGGCGCTCGGCGGGACCCTCGAGCTCACCCGCACCGGGGAGCTCGGCATTCCGACGGTGCTGCTGCTGGCCGTGATGGCGCTGGGGGTGATCTGGTTCATCGTCTTCATGGAGCGCGGTCAGCGCCGGATCACGGTGAACTACGCCCGGCGCCAGCAGGGGCGGAAGATGTACGCGGCGCAGTCCAGCCATCTGCCGCTAAAGATCAACATGGCCGGTGTCATCCCGGCGATCTTCGCCTCCAGCATCATCCTGTTCCCGGCTACCCTCGGCCAGTGGTTCGGGTCGGTGGACAGTCTGGCGTGGATGCAGCGCCTCGGGCAGAGCCTGAGCCCCGGGCAGCCGCTCTACATCGCGTTCTACGCGGTGGCGATCATCTTTTTCTGCTTCTTCTACACGGCGCTGGTGTTCAACGCGCGGGACACGGCGGACAACCTGAAGAAGTCCGGCGCGTTCATCCCCGGGATCCGCCCCGGCGAGCAGACGGCCCGCTACATCGACAAGGTGATGACGCGGCTGACCCTGGTGGGCGCGGCCTACATCACCGCGGTCTGCCTGCTGCCGGAGTTCCTGATCCTGTACTGGAACGTGCCGTTCTACTTCGGCGGCACGTCGCTGCTGATCATCGTGGTGGTGGTGATGGACTTCATGTCCCAGCTGCAGGCGCACCTGGTGTCCCACCAGTACGAGCCGCTGATGAAGAAGGCCAACCTGACGGCGCACAAGCGCCCGGGCGGGGGGATGCTGCGGTGA